In the genome of Cryptomeria japonica chromosome 8, Sugi_1.0, whole genome shotgun sequence, one region contains:
- the LOC131050645 gene encoding heavy metal-associated isoprenylated plant protein 39: MAYRTVMSVDMDCYKCKRVALQSVTKIDGIDTISINMKERTITVDGDADPVCIANEIKRKFRCARLVSYGPPPPPPKPSKDKEKKGDDKKDDGKKGDEKKDGGKKGDGKKEDGKKDEPTHQIIVCPRYPQCVGYCSCPRPQHCGCHTCSSKSGMTPWPGYLPPRPPANEVWYIWNDENYQRSCTIC; the protein is encoded by the exons AAGTGTAAGAGAGTTGCCTTGCAGTCTGTAACAAAAATAGATG GAATAGATACAATTTCCATTAATATGAAGGAGAGGACCATAACTGTGGATGGAGATGCAGATCCAGTGTGCATCGCCAACGAAATAAAGAGAAAATTCAGATGTGCTCGCCTGGTTTCCTATggacctccacctccacccccaaaaCCATCAAAGGACaaggaaaagaaaggtgatgacAAGAAAGATGATGGTAAGAAAGGAGACGAGAAGAAAGATGGTGGGAAGAAAGGCGATGGGAAGAAAGAAGATGGGAAAAAAGATGAACCTACACACCAAATTATAGTATGTCCTAGGTATCCTCAATGCGTGGGGTACTGCTCATGTCCACGTCCTCAACACTGTGGGTGCCATACATGTTCAAGCAAATCGGGTATGACACCATGGCCTGGGTATCTTCCTCCTAGGCCTCCTGCTAATGAAGTTTGGTATATCTGGAATGATGAAAATTATCAGCGCTCGTGTACCATTTGTTAG